One Sagittula stellata E-37 genomic window carries:
- a CDS encoding response regulator, which produces MSLKDSLRIMVVDDMATSRGLITQALDDIGVKNYITENDGRRALERLGSNPVHLVLSDYNMPGLDGLGLLKAVRSSAATQKIGFILVTGRPTPEIVAQAKQLGLNNMIKKPFTSDTMKQCIESVVGRL; this is translated from the coding sequence ATGAGCTTGAAGGACTCGCTGAGAATCATGGTGGTCGATGACATGGCCACCAGCCGTGGGCTCATTACCCAGGCTTTGGACGACATCGGCGTCAAGAACTACATCACCGAAAACGACGGGCGCAGGGCGCTGGAACGCCTCGGTTCCAATCCAGTGCACCTTGTCCTTTCGGACTATAACATGCCTGGTCTTGACGGTCTCGGGCTGCTCAAGGCGGTGAGGAGTTCCGCCGCCACGCAGAAGATCGGGTTTATCCTCGTGACCGGACGCCCCACCCCCGAAATTGTCGCCCAAGCGAAACAGCTTGGTCTGAACAACATGATCAAGAAGCCTTTTACGTCGGACACCATGAAACAGTGCATCGAAAGTGTCGTGGGACGTCTGTGA
- a CDS encoding STAS domain-containing protein translates to MPDINFHALGPQRARSGEDPLVSFLLNARKAPVTVSARDVARLDSHRLQLLLVAQKQWEADAVHFEVTEMSPSFREGLERLGLTSDHFDRELPQ, encoded by the coding sequence ATGCCAGACATAAATTTCCATGCGCTCGGGCCGCAACGCGCCCGATCCGGTGAAGACCCGCTCGTTTCGTTTCTGCTGAACGCGCGGAAAGCCCCGGTGACGGTGTCGGCGCGCGACGTGGCGCGACTCGATTCCCACCGGCTGCAATTGCTTCTGGTGGCGCAGAAACAGTGGGAGGCCGACGCAGTGCATTTCGAAGTCACCGAAATGTCGCCCTCCTTCCGTGAGGGGCTCGAACGGCTTGGGCTCACATCCGACCATTTCGACAGGGAGTTGCCCCAATGA
- a CDS encoding chemotaxis protein CheB — MATRNCFERCQYVTSLPALWPACRGRGMATHSVIVATPDGLQRSRLARIVDNAPDFEVIASTSDLMNTYNEVEEHLPNAVLISEVLANLPEFEVMHALFSTLDIRWLVITARGAASARLARPHKPLRSSADLFSIPVDSSADTVIEQLKSLTRTAASRRPAAKKPTYCPPPAPRRTTGTQAPDLPRRSPTASTRGQGSPLILIGASTGGVDALLSVLDSFPADCPPTLIVQHTGSGFGESLASLLDRQCRARVELATGSRPLRPGVVTVGAGVRRHLVIEDCANGTLGLSGETPISGHVPSVDALFQSAVPLAPSIAAALLTGMGRDGAEGLKALRDAGAMTIAQDQATAVVYGMPRAAAELDAAVRIMPLNRIGPALLQHAAGSRQERREVIR, encoded by the coding sequence GTGGCCACGCGGAACTGTTTTGAACGCTGCCAATATGTAACGTCATTGCCGGCACTTTGGCCGGCTTGCAGAGGTCGAGGAATGGCTACCCACAGTGTCATCGTTGCGACACCCGACGGGCTTCAGCGCAGCCGCCTGGCCCGGATCGTCGACAATGCGCCGGATTTCGAGGTGATCGCGTCCACCAGCGATCTCATGAACACATACAACGAGGTGGAAGAGCATCTGCCCAATGCTGTGCTGATCTCGGAAGTGCTTGCGAACCTTCCGGAATTCGAGGTGATGCATGCACTTTTCTCGACGCTTGACATACGTTGGCTGGTGATCACGGCGCGCGGTGCGGCCAGCGCGCGCCTCGCACGCCCCCACAAACCGTTGCGCAGCAGCGCTGACCTTTTTTCGATCCCAGTCGACTCTTCCGCTGACACGGTCATCGAACAGTTGAAGAGCCTCACACGAACAGCAGCGTCCAGACGACCGGCCGCCAAGAAGCCGACCTACTGCCCGCCGCCCGCGCCGCGTCGCACGACGGGCACACAAGCGCCGGATCTGCCTAGGCGATCGCCGACTGCATCGACGAGAGGCCAGGGCAGTCCGTTGATCCTGATCGGCGCCAGCACGGGCGGAGTAGATGCCTTGCTGAGCGTTCTGGACAGCTTTCCGGCCGATTGCCCGCCAACCCTGATCGTGCAGCACACCGGTTCAGGGTTTGGTGAAAGCCTTGCAAGCCTTCTGGACCGACAGTGCCGCGCCCGTGTCGAACTGGCGACGGGAAGCCGTCCTCTGAGGCCCGGAGTCGTCACGGTTGGGGCTGGCGTCCGCAGGCACCTCGTCATCGAGGACTGTGCCAACGGCACCCTCGGTTTGTCTGGCGAAACTCCGATCTCGGGTCATGTGCCCTCTGTCGATGCGCTGTTTCAATCGGCCGTGCCTCTCGCGCCAAGCATAGCCGCAGCCTTGCTTACCGGCATGGGCCGGGATGGCGCCGAAGGGTTGAAGGCTCTGCGCGATGCGGGCGCAATGACCATCGCGCAAGACCAGGCAACGGCAGTCGTCTACGGAATGCCGCGCGCCGCGGCAGAGCTCGACGCCGCAGTTCGGATCATGCCGCTCAACAGGATCGGACCGGCTTTGCTGCAGCACGCGGCGGGCAGCAGACAAGAACGCAGGGAGGTCATACGATGA
- a CDS encoding tetratricopeptide repeat protein produces MVDLTPLPALLATENWPEAERLLRSAAAGEEATAPVCYNLAKVLEKQDKHASREVWIRRALERDPAHGKAWFELGRLQLGAGNLDEAEAAFSRAVEHMPQDLESWRMVMCVRLRLGLWDGVRDALMHLPSDAETRAVARRVADEIQRQKRGLRAPMGHPRPA; encoded by the coding sequence ATGGTCGATCTCACCCCCTTGCCCGCGCTTCTGGCCACCGAGAACTGGCCCGAGGCGGAGCGTCTTCTGCGATCCGCCGCTGCCGGGGAGGAAGCCACCGCGCCAGTCTGCTACAATCTGGCCAAAGTATTGGAAAAGCAGGACAAGCACGCCAGTCGCGAAGTGTGGATCCGACGGGCGCTGGAACGCGACCCGGCGCATGGCAAGGCGTGGTTCGAACTGGGGCGGCTGCAGCTCGGGGCCGGCAATCTCGATGAGGCCGAGGCCGCCTTCTCGCGCGCGGTCGAACACATGCCACAGGATCTGGAAAGCTGGCGGATGGTGATGTGCGTCCGGCTGCGCCTGGGGTTGTGGGACGGTGTGCGCGACGCGCTGATGCATCTGCCCAGCGACGCCGAAACGCGCGCCGTCGCACGCCGTGTCGCGGACGAGATCCAGCGCCAGAAGCGCGGCCTGCGCGCGCCAATGGGGCATCCCCGGCCCGCCTGA
- a CDS encoding response regulator, giving the protein MTTKVLAIDDSRTIRNLLRVSLEGAGFEFHSACDGQEGVDIFPEVDPDVVITDINMPKMDGFGVIDTLRGGPNRTNVPILVLTTESSDDLKSRARSAGATGWIVKPFDDASLVSVLRRLTGHMG; this is encoded by the coding sequence ATGACGACCAAGGTCCTGGCGATCGACGATTCGCGTACCATCCGAAACCTGCTTCGCGTCTCCCTGGAGGGCGCGGGCTTCGAATTCCATTCTGCCTGCGACGGCCAGGAAGGGGTGGATATCTTTCCGGAAGTCGACCCGGACGTCGTGATAACCGACATCAACATGCCGAAGATGGACGGCTTTGGCGTGATCGACACGCTGAGGGGCGGACCGAACCGGACAAACGTTCCGATTCTCGTCCTCACCACGGAGAGTTCGGACGATCTGAAGTCGCGCGCCCGCAGTGCAGGCGCCACCGGATGGATCGTGAAACCTTTCGATGACGCATCGCTGGTCTCGGTGTTGCGCCGACTGACGGGACACATGGGCTGA
- a CDS encoding chemotaxis protein CheA codes for MSGNSIRDTFFEECEELLEALVEGLASMEESPDDMEIINAVFRAVHSIKGGAGAFGLDRLVGFAHAFETVLDKVRDKELSIDEKLMSVAHRSGDQLSDLVASARDEIPLDEAAEGELKKELESYLGGSAEAEEFSFDALTLDFGGGDTNVAAEEVDATGPRVFSIRFKPMKTLYENGHEPLLIFDALAELGALNVTADLAGLPEFDAFDPNDAVISWTLKLTTGESETTLHEVFEFVEGLCDLDVSVEEGAAPPVISAPSPTTSVEPDHDDVHDNDHDGPQIAAASARTPSASAASKEARGPKPTLRVDLDRVDRLINTVGELIINQAMISQRIEELDLPTVAHLTNELEAYKLLARDIQEGVMAIRAQPVKPLFQRMSRIVREASDATGKKSKLVTVGDSTEVDKTVIERLADPLTHMIRNAVDHGLEKPDVREEAGKDAIGTIRLSAAHRSGSVFIEISDDGAGLNRERILAKAIEKELVAPEAELSDPEIDNLLFLPGFSTAGQVSSLSGRGVGMDVVKNAVQALGGRVSIASTQGKGTTFTIVLPLTLAVMDGFVISVSDQTMVIPISSILETIRPNPRDIHTVGTDSEVVSVRGSYVPIVDVAESLGLEHAGARSNTGILLLVTTEMQGLTALRVTAIHDQRQVVIKSLESNYAAIPGVSAATILGDGKIALILDPEEIIRLGHSSGPDLFAQHTRMELRHV; via the coding sequence ATGAGCGGAAATTCGATCAGGGACACGTTCTTCGAGGAATGCGAGGAGCTCCTCGAAGCGCTGGTGGAAGGTCTGGCCTCCATGGAGGAGAGCCCGGACGACATGGAAATCATCAACGCGGTCTTCCGCGCGGTGCATTCGATCAAGGGCGGTGCGGGTGCCTTCGGTCTCGACCGGCTGGTCGGTTTCGCACATGCCTTCGAAACCGTGCTCGACAAGGTCCGCGACAAGGAGCTCAGCATAGACGAGAAGCTGATGTCGGTGGCGCACCGTTCCGGTGACCAGCTGTCAGATCTCGTCGCCTCGGCCAGGGACGAAATACCGCTGGACGAGGCGGCGGAGGGCGAGCTCAAGAAGGAGCTGGAAAGCTACCTCGGCGGTAGCGCCGAAGCCGAAGAATTCTCCTTCGACGCGTTGACCCTGGACTTTGGCGGGGGCGACACGAACGTCGCCGCGGAAGAGGTCGATGCAACCGGTCCACGGGTGTTCTCCATCCGGTTCAAGCCGATGAAGACGCTCTATGAAAACGGTCACGAACCGCTGCTGATCTTCGATGCCCTGGCGGAACTCGGGGCGCTGAACGTGACCGCCGATCTGGCCGGACTGCCGGAATTCGACGCCTTCGATCCAAACGACGCGGTGATTTCATGGACTCTGAAGCTGACCACCGGTGAAAGTGAAACGACCCTGCACGAAGTCTTCGAATTCGTGGAAGGCCTCTGCGATCTGGACGTCAGCGTAGAGGAAGGCGCCGCGCCACCGGTCATCTCCGCCCCCTCGCCCACGACATCTGTCGAGCCAGACCATGACGATGTGCACGACAATGATCACGACGGGCCGCAAATCGCCGCCGCCAGCGCGCGGACGCCCTCCGCGTCTGCGGCTTCCAAGGAAGCGCGCGGTCCGAAGCCCACGCTGCGCGTCGATCTCGACCGGGTGGACCGTCTGATCAACACGGTGGGCGAGCTGATCATCAACCAGGCAATGATCTCTCAAAGGATCGAGGAGCTGGACCTGCCGACCGTGGCTCACCTGACAAACGAGCTGGAGGCCTACAAGCTGCTGGCGCGAGACATCCAAGAAGGCGTCATGGCGATCCGCGCGCAGCCGGTCAAACCCCTGTTCCAGCGTATGTCGAGAATTGTCCGCGAGGCATCCGATGCCACCGGCAAGAAGTCGAAGCTGGTCACGGTGGGCGACTCCACCGAGGTCGACAAGACCGTGATCGAACGGCTCGCCGATCCACTGACGCACATGATCCGCAACGCCGTGGACCACGGGCTTGAAAAGCCAGACGTTCGGGAGGAGGCGGGCAAGGATGCTATCGGAACAATTCGCCTTTCGGCCGCGCATCGCTCCGGGAGCGTCTTCATCGAGATTTCAGACGATGGTGCGGGCCTGAACCGAGAGCGCATCCTTGCCAAGGCGATCGAGAAGGAACTTGTGGCCCCGGAAGCGGAACTGTCCGACCCCGAAATCGACAACCTGCTGTTCCTGCCCGGATTCTCGACCGCAGGCCAGGTGTCGAGCCTTTCGGGGCGCGGTGTCGGCATGGACGTGGTCAAAAACGCCGTCCAGGCGCTCGGCGGCCGTGTCTCAATCGCTTCGACGCAGGGCAAAGGCACGACGTTCACCATTGTCCTGCCCCTGACGCTGGCCGTCATGGACGGATTCGTCATCTCCGTCTCAGACCAGACGATGGTCATCCCGATCTCCTCCATACTGGAAACGATCCGTCCTAATCCGCGCGACATACACACCGTCGGAACAGACAGTGAAGTCGTCAGCGTGCGCGGATCCTACGTGCCGATCGTGGATGTCGCGGAGAGTCTCGGCCTCGAACACGCCGGCGCGCGCAGCAACACAGGCATTTTGCTGCTGGTCACGACGGAGATGCAGGGTCTGACAGCGCTTCGTGTCACGGCTATCCACGACCAGCGACAGGTTGTCATCAAGAGCCTCGAAAGCAACTACGCGGCCATCCCGGGTGTTTCGGCAGCCACCATTCTCGGCGACGGCAAGATTGCCCTGATCCTCGACCCGGAAGAAATCATCAGGCTTGGCCATTCTTCCGGGCCAGACCTTTTTGCTCAGCACACCAGAATGGAGCTTCGTCATGTCTGA
- a CDS encoding 3-hydroxyacyl-CoA dehydrogenase NAD-binding domain-containing protein: MTDFTSATDADGVAVITWDVPGKSMNVLSLEGLEELDGLVDAALADEAVKGIVITSGKDTFAGGMDLNIIAKMKDMAGDDPAKGLFEGVMRMHGVLRKIERAGMDPKTNKGGKPVAAALPGTALGIGLELPLSTHRIFAADNPKAKIGLPEIMVGIFPGAGGTTRLVRKMGAMAASPFLLEGKLSAPAKAKSAGIIDEVVEDPLAAAKAWVLTAKDADILKPWDAKGYKMPGGAPYHPAGFMTFVGASAMVNGKTKGVYPAAKALLSAVYEGALVPFETALKIEARWFTNILMNPSSGAMIRSLFINKEALEKGAVRPEGVPDQRVRKVGVLGAGMMGAGIALVSAQAGIEVVLIDQKQEAADRGKAYTESFMDKGIAKKKATPEKKAEVLGRITATTDYAALADADLIIEAVFEDPKVKAEVTKAVDAVTSDDCIFATNTSTLPISELAKASKNPEQFIGIHFFSPVEKMMLVEIIRGKETGDRAVAKALDYVRQIRKTPIVVNDARFFYANRCIIPYINEGIRMVKEGVAPALIENAAKLVGMPLGPLQLVDETSIDLGAKIARATRAAMGDAYPDGEVDEVIFWMEDEGRLGRKAKAGFYDYDDAGKRQGLSEAVKAKYPEADAQPSLTDVQHRLLFVQSLEAVRALEDGVLMDIREGDVGAILGWGFAPWSGGPLSWLDMLGAAYAAERCDALEEAYGPRFHCPDLLRDMASKSQGFYGRFGTQADAA, translated from the coding sequence ATGACCGATTTCACCAGTGCAACGGACGCCGACGGCGTCGCGGTCATCACATGGGACGTGCCCGGCAAGTCGATGAACGTGCTGAGCCTTGAGGGGCTGGAGGAACTGGACGGGCTGGTGGATGCCGCCCTCGCGGACGAGGCGGTGAAGGGCATCGTCATCACCTCCGGCAAGGACACCTTCGCGGGTGGCATGGACCTGAACATCATTGCGAAGATGAAGGACATGGCGGGCGACGATCCGGCCAAGGGCCTGTTCGAGGGTGTGATGCGGATGCATGGCGTTCTGCGCAAGATCGAACGTGCGGGCATGGACCCCAAGACCAACAAGGGTGGCAAGCCCGTCGCTGCCGCCCTGCCCGGCACGGCGCTGGGGATCGGGCTGGAACTGCCGCTGTCCACGCACCGGATCTTTGCCGCAGACAATCCGAAAGCCAAGATCGGCCTGCCGGAGATCATGGTCGGCATCTTCCCCGGCGCAGGCGGCACAACCCGGCTGGTGCGCAAGATGGGGGCGATGGCGGCCTCTCCCTTCCTGTTGGAGGGCAAGCTGTCAGCGCCGGCCAAGGCCAAGTCCGCCGGGATCATCGACGAGGTGGTCGAAGATCCGCTGGCCGCGGCGAAGGCATGGGTGCTGACCGCAAAGGACGCCGACATCCTGAAGCCCTGGGACGCGAAGGGCTACAAGATGCCCGGCGGCGCGCCCTACCACCCGGCAGGCTTCATGACCTTCGTGGGCGCTTCGGCGATGGTGAACGGCAAGACCAAGGGCGTCTACCCGGCGGCCAAGGCGCTTCTTTCGGCGGTCTACGAAGGCGCGCTGGTCCCCTTCGAAACGGCGCTGAAGATCGAGGCGCGCTGGTTCACCAACATCCTGATGAACCCGTCTTCGGGCGCGATGATCCGGTCGCTCTTCATCAACAAGGAAGCGCTGGAGAAGGGCGCCGTGCGTCCCGAGGGCGTGCCGGACCAGCGGGTGAGGAAGGTCGGTGTGCTGGGCGCTGGCATGATGGGCGCGGGCATCGCGCTGGTGTCGGCTCAGGCGGGCATCGAAGTGGTGCTGATCGACCAGAAGCAGGAGGCCGCGGACCGCGGCAAGGCCTACACCGAGAGCTTCATGGACAAGGGTATCGCCAAGAAGAAGGCGACGCCGGAGAAGAAGGCAGAGGTGCTGGGCCGGATAACCGCGACCACGGATTACGCAGCCCTTGCCGATGCCGATCTGATCATCGAGGCGGTCTTCGAGGACCCGAAGGTGAAGGCAGAGGTGACGAAGGCGGTCGACGCGGTGACCTCCGACGACTGCATCTTTGCCACCAACACCTCGACCCTGCCGATCTCGGAGCTGGCGAAGGCGTCGAAGAACCCGGAGCAGTTCATCGGCATCCACTTCTTCTCGCCCGTCGAGAAGATGATGCTGGTGGAGATCATCCGCGGCAAGGAAACCGGCGACCGCGCCGTGGCCAAGGCGCTCGACTACGTGCGCCAGATCCGCAAGACGCCCATCGTCGTGAACGACGCGCGTTTCTTCTACGCCAACCGCTGCATCATCCCCTACATCAACGAGGGCATCCGGATGGTGAAGGAGGGCGTGGCCCCTGCCCTGATCGAGAACGCCGCGAAACTGGTGGGCATGCCTCTGGGCCCGTTGCAACTGGTGGACGAAACCTCCATCGACCTGGGCGCCAAGATCGCGCGGGCAACGCGTGCGGCAATGGGCGATGCCTATCCCGACGGTGAAGTGGACGAGGTGATCTTCTGGATGGAAGACGAGGGCCGCTTGGGCCGCAAAGCCAAGGCCGGGTTTTACGATTACGACGACGCCGGGAAGCGGCAGGGCCTGTCCGAGGCGGTCAAGGCGAAGTACCCCGAGGCCGACGCGCAGCCCTCGCTGACCGACGTGCAGCACCGTCTGCTGTTCGTGCAGTCGCTCGAAGCGGTGCGCGCGCTGGAGGACGGCGTGCTGATGGACATCCGCGAGGGCGACGTGGGCGCGATCCTCGGCTGGGGCTTCGCGCCATGGTCGGGCGGCCCGCTGAGCTGGCTGGACATGCTGGGGGCGGCCTACGCCGCCGAGCGCTGCGATGCGCTCGAAGAGGCCTACGGTCCCCGGTTCCACTGCCCGGACCTGCTGCGCGACATGGCGTCGAAGAGCCAGGGCTTCTACGGCCGTTTCGGAACGCAGGCAGACGCCGCCTGA
- a CDS encoding CheR family methyltransferase: MTHSEVGSTHREIPFSDADFRAIADLALAEFGLNLAESKKPLVYSRLSKRLKARHVPSFPLYLELLERKEENEERLELISALTTNVTSFFREKHHFDMLRDERVPAILEKIKAGQRIRIWSAGCSSGQEPYSIAMTILDKIPDAARQNVKILATDIDPKIVERARTGQYPETEGTGIPPAFLQKWTKKVPPNEIRVSDEIRSLITFAELNLMSEWPFQGPFDAIFCRNVAIYFNQETQQRLWSRFAEKLAPDALFFIGHSERVTGPATQQLAATGITSYRKTGSAGRHAQ; encoded by the coding sequence ATGACCCATTCGGAAGTTGGCAGCACTCACAGGGAGATCCCGTTCAGCGATGCCGACTTCCGGGCGATCGCGGACCTGGCTCTGGCGGAATTCGGTCTCAACCTGGCTGAGAGCAAGAAGCCGCTCGTGTACTCCCGTCTTTCCAAGCGGCTGAAGGCGCGACATGTTCCGAGCTTTCCGCTCTACCTGGAGCTGCTCGAACGCAAGGAGGAGAACGAGGAGCGACTGGAACTTATCTCCGCCCTGACGACCAATGTCACCAGTTTCTTCCGCGAGAAGCACCATTTCGACATGCTGCGCGACGAACGCGTGCCGGCGATATTGGAAAAGATCAAAGCCGGCCAACGCATTCGCATCTGGTCTGCCGGGTGTTCGTCCGGCCAAGAGCCATACTCGATTGCCATGACCATCCTGGACAAGATCCCGGACGCAGCGCGACAGAACGTGAAGATACTCGCCACCGACATCGATCCGAAGATCGTGGAACGTGCCCGAACAGGACAGTATCCGGAAACGGAAGGAACAGGCATACCGCCTGCCTTCCTGCAGAAGTGGACGAAAAAGGTACCGCCGAACGAGATCCGCGTGTCGGATGAGATACGTTCGCTGATCACCTTCGCGGAACTCAATCTCATGAGCGAATGGCCGTTTCAGGGGCCGTTCGACGCGATCTTCTGCCGGAACGTGGCCATCTATTTCAACCAGGAGACGCAGCAGCGGCTCTGGTCCCGTTTCGCGGAAAAGCTCGCACCGGACGCGCTTTTCTTCATCGGCCACTCGGAACGAGTAACCGGACCTGCGACCCAGCAGTTGGCGGCAACCGGGATCACCAGCTATCGCAAGACCGGGTCCGCCGGTCGGCACGCACAATAA
- a CDS encoding chemotaxis protein CheD produces the protein MMAKPEKLINVIQGDYVISEDPDAVLTTVLGSCIAVCFADPIRKIGGMNHFLLPSREGLEGANVRYGAYAMELLINGLLKRGADRSRLQAKMFGGASMMGNLRDIGASNAAFARKFLKDEDIQITGESTGGTSARRIRFWPTDGRVRQLLVSAEVERLPVEKPAPVPRPVKDDITLF, from the coding sequence ATGATGGCAAAACCGGAAAAGCTGATCAACGTAATCCAGGGCGACTACGTGATATCCGAGGATCCCGATGCGGTACTGACGACGGTGCTTGGGTCTTGTATCGCGGTCTGTTTCGCCGACCCCATCCGGAAGATCGGGGGGATGAACCATTTCCTCTTGCCCAGCCGTGAAGGGTTGGAGGGGGCAAACGTGCGCTACGGCGCCTATGCAATGGAACTTCTGATCAACGGGCTTCTCAAACGAGGCGCGGACCGGTCACGGCTGCAGGCCAAGATGTTCGGTGGAGCAAGCATGATGGGCAACCTGCGCGACATCGGCGCATCCAACGCGGCCTTTGCCCGCAAGTTCCTTAAGGACGAGGACATACAAATCACGGGGGAAAGCACAGGTGGTACGTCGGCCCGGCGCATCCGTTTCTGGCCGACGGACGGGCGCGTGCGCCAATTGCTTGTCAGCGCCGAAGTGGAGCGGCTGCCGGTGGAGAAGCCCGCACCCGTGCCGCGTCCGGTCAAGGACGACATCACGCTTTTCTGA
- a CDS encoding chemotaxis protein CheW has protein sequence MSEPAEMRADTQFEFITFSAGGQNYCLEITQIREIRRWTPVTALPHTPKDVLGVMNLRGAVIPIFDLASRFGLGSTPANERNVVIVAAMEGTTIGLLVESVSEILSVEKSAIQETPDIKSEATRHSILGMISVDDTMVRVVNLDAVLETGKGVTS, from the coding sequence ATGTCTGAACCAGCAGAAATGCGCGCGGATACGCAGTTCGAGTTCATTACCTTTTCGGCCGGCGGTCAGAACTACTGTCTGGAAATCACCCAGATTCGGGAAATCCGGCGCTGGACGCCGGTGACCGCCCTCCCCCACACCCCCAAGGACGTGCTGGGCGTGATGAACCTGCGGGGGGCGGTCATTCCCATCTTCGACCTGGCGTCACGCTTCGGCCTCGGCTCGACTCCGGCCAACGAGCGCAACGTGGTGATCGTCGCAGCGATGGAAGGAACCACAATCGGCCTTCTTGTCGAATCCGTTTCGGAAATCCTGTCGGTGGAAAAGAGCGCCATCCAGGAAACGCCGGACATCAAGTCCGAAGCCACGCGCCACAGCATCCTTGGGATGATCTCGGTCGACGATACCATGGTTCGTGTCGTCAACCTCGATGCCGTTCTGGAAACGGGCAAGGGCGTTACCTCATGA